Part of the Brevibacillus brevis genome is shown below.
GGATATGCTGGCAAGCATCAAGGAAGGGAAATTTCGGGCAGACCTCTACTACCGCCTGAATGTCGTCTCGCTGTCGATTCCGCCTCTGCGGGAGCGCCTGGAGGACCTGCCTGAGCTGGTTTCCAACCTGTTGGGTCAGCTGGTAGAATCGACGGGAGTGACCGTTCGCTCGATCGACGACGATGTATGGGGAGTGCTGAAGAGCTACTCTTGGCCGGGAAACGTGCGCGAGCTGCGAAACGTCCTTGAGCGTGCGCTGCATTTGATGGAGGACGACGTGCTGAAAAAGGAGCACATTTGGCTCCCGGCTGCCGCTTCCGAGGCAAGCACCAGCGCTTCCGCGGTCCGGCCGCTGAAGGAAACGCTGGAGCTCGCCGAAAAGGAAGCGCTCCTTTTGGCGATGAAAGAGGCCAACGGAAACAAGCAGGAGGCAGCCAAGCTGCTGCGTATCAGCAAGTCCAGCTTTTACGAGAAGTGGGAAAAGCACCGATTGGAGAAATGAACGGATATCCCTGTCAGCCCGAGAACCGAGGTGTTCTCGGGTTTTTGCTGGTCCAAGCCCGGAAATTGCAAACGGGACAACCGATTTTCCCGGATTCCGAAATTCCGGAAGAGCGTGCGCGGCCTTTTGGTGAAGCGCTTACAACTCATTCCGGATTTGTGGAATCTTTTTTCCGAGCTTTCGGAAATTTTGGCGACGACATCCCTCGACGGTGCGACCCATGACCGCGAAAAGCCAGCATTCGACACAATTTTTCATGGGGCAGCGGAGTTTGGCACGGTCCGTGCTATATAGTCTCGACAGAAAGTTGAAAGCGGTTTCTTAGCATCGTCAGAGAGGAGAATGCTTTGCCATTCCATCAAAAAAGACGCCCGATCTTACAAAGAGGCGTACTTGAAAGGAGAATCGTATGATCATAGAAGTGTTGTCCATTGTCCTCGCACTCGGACTCCTGATGTTCTTTGCGTATCGCGGCTACCCGGTGATCGTGTTTGCCCCGATCTTTACCTTGCTCGCGGTCGTCCTGTCCGGGATTGCCTTGTTGCCTAGCTATACCGAAACCTTCATGACAAACGCAGCCAACTATGTGAAATCATTTTTCCCTATTTTCCTGCTTGGCGCGATCTTTGGGAAAGTCATGGAACTGAGCGGGGCGGCGTCCTCCATCGCCCACACGATTGTGAAAGCGCTGGGGTCGAACCGCGCGATCCTCGCAGTCGTGCTCGCATGCTCGATTTTGACGTACGGCGGCGTGTCGCTGTTCGTTGTGGCTTTCGCAGTCTATCCGTTCGCTGCCGCGATTTTCCGTGAAGCGAATATTCCCAAGCGGCTGATTCCGGGCACCATCGCACTGGGTGCTTTCACGTACACGATGGATGCACTCCCTGGCACACCGCAAATTCAAAACATTATTCCGACCACTTATTTCGGTACGGACGCGTACGCGGCTCCGGTGGTGGGAATCATAGGTGCGATCATCGTATTTGCCGGCGGCATCTACTGGCTGGAGCGCAGGCGCAAACAGGCGGTTGCTGCGGGCGAAGGCTACGGCGAAGGGCATATCAATGAGCCGGAGCTTGCGCAGAGCCAATCCTACATGAACATTTGGGTCGCGATTCTGCCGCTGGCGCTGGTGTTGATCGGCAACTACCTGTTCAGCCGCGGCATCTGGTCGGTATCTTCCTGGTATGACGCAGCCATGCTGAAGGAATCGTTTAAAATCGAGCAGGTGAAAAACGTCGTATCTTCCTGGGCATTGATTATCTCTCTCAGCTTGGGGATCATCGCAGCCCTCCTGATCAACGTCAATCAAGTGAAAAACAAATTGGCTAGCGGCCTGACTGCTGCCGCTATGGGTGCTCTGCTGGCGATCTTCAACACGGCTTCCGAGGTCGGTTTTGGTAACGTTGTCAAAACGCTGCCTGGCTTCAAATTGATCCAAGGCTGGATTTTGGGCGCAAGCAGCCATCCGCTGGTTTCGGAAGCGGTCGCGGTAAACGTGCTGGCTGGTGTAACGGGCTCCGCTTCCGGCGGGATGTCGATCGCGCTCGAGGTCATGGGCAAGCAGTATCTGGAGATGGCAAATGCTGCGGGGATCAGTCCCGAGCTGCTGCACCGCATCGCCTCAATGGCGTCCGGCGGCATGGACACCTTGCCGCACAACGGCGCTGTCATCACCCTTTTGGCCATTACGGGCCTCACACATCGTCAGTCGTACAAAGATATTTTCGCGATTACGGTTTTGAAAACACTCACCGTATTCATTCTGGCATTCGCCGTTTCCATCTTCGCATAAGCAACGGGACAATCAGACGATCGAGGTAGGAGAGGAGATCAGAGAGATGGAGAAACTATTACAAGAGCAGGTGGCTTTGGTGACAGGAGCGGCAAGCGGGATCGGGCTGGAAATTGCCCGTACGTTTGCCGAAGAAGGTGCCAAAGTGATGATTCTGGACCTCAACCGGGAAGCGGCAGAAGCGGCAGCGTCCCGGCTGCAGGGCGAAGGGCACCAGGTTCTCAGCCTGGCGTGCGACGTCACGGATGAGGAGCA
Proteins encoded:
- a CDS encoding GntP family permease, giving the protein MIIEVLSIVLALGLLMFFAYRGYPVIVFAPIFTLLAVVLSGIALLPSYTETFMTNAANYVKSFFPIFLLGAIFGKVMELSGAASSIAHTIVKALGSNRAILAVVLACSILTYGGVSLFVVAFAVYPFAAAIFREANIPKRLIPGTIALGAFTYTMDALPGTPQIQNIIPTTYFGTDAYAAPVVGIIGAIIVFAGGIYWLERRRKQAVAAGEGYGEGHINEPELAQSQSYMNIWVAILPLALVLIGNYLFSRGIWSVSSWYDAAMLKESFKIEQVKNVVSSWALIISLSLGIIAALLINVNQVKNKLASGLTAAAMGALLAIFNTASEVGFGNVVKTLPGFKLIQGWILGASSHPLVSEAVAVNVLAGVTGSASGGMSIALEVMGKQYLEMANAAGISPELLHRIASMASGGMDTLPHNGAVITLLAITGLTHRQSYKDIFAITVLKTLTVFILAFAVSIFA